A stretch of Desulfitobacterium dichloroeliminans LMG P-21439 DNA encodes these proteins:
- a CDS encoding ATP-dependent Clp protease ATP-binding subunit: protein MNEKFTEKALKALQLAADEAQRMGSNVIGTEHLLLGLVDEGEGIAAKSLLGIGVTPEKIREQIGNLTGIGEPYAGEVSLTPRVKRILELANEEARRHGVTYVGTEHLLLGLLMEGEGVAARVLRNLGVSPERIWKQVVQLLGGQPDDTPMPNGAPANVNAKNPGPSNTPALNEFGRDLTQQARDGKLDPVVGREDEIERVVQVLSRRTKNNPVLIGEPGVGKTAIAEGLAQRIISNKVPETLAGKRVVTLDLSAVVAGSKYRGEFEERLKKVMEEIRVDGKIIVFIDELHTLIGAGAAEGAIDAANILKPALARGELQCIGATTLDEYRKYIEKDPALERRFQPIKVGEPTVEQAIQILYGLRDRYEAHHRTKITDEAIEAAVKMSDRYISDRFLPDKAIDLMDEAASRVRLTAFTAPPDLQSLEEKIEALKSEKEAAVSSQEFEKAAKFRDEEHKLREELAQLRNSWESKRDVSESQVVADDIAQIVASWTGIPVKKLAQEESERLLRLEDTLHQRVVGQEDAVKAVSRAVRRARAGLKDPKRPVGSFIFLGPTGVGKTELARALAEALFGEEDALVRIDMSEYMEKHAVSRLVGAPPGYIGHDEGGQLTEAIRRKPYSVILLDEIEKAHPEVFNILLQVLEDGRLTDTKGRTVDFRNAVIIMTSNVGASMMKKEAMGFANRRDETTEYKNMSARVMEDLKKTFRPEFLNRVDETVVFHSLQSEGLLKITEILMKQVSTRLKEQDYDLQVEKSALELIAKEGNDPTYGARPLRRAIQRLIEDGLSEKILLGEFKPGDKIKVTAEEDKIKFSGVKARKSKKAVTSEK from the coding sequence ATGAATGAAAAATTTACCGAAAAGGCATTAAAAGCTCTGCAGCTTGCTGCAGATGAGGCTCAACGCATGGGCTCTAATGTCATTGGGACAGAGCACCTTCTACTCGGCTTAGTCGATGAAGGTGAAGGAATTGCAGCTAAGTCGCTGCTGGGAATAGGGGTAACGCCGGAAAAGATTCGGGAGCAAATTGGAAATTTAACCGGTATTGGAGAGCCATATGCCGGCGAGGTTAGTCTCACTCCCCGGGTGAAACGGATTTTAGAATTAGCTAACGAAGAAGCTCGCCGTCATGGGGTGACTTATGTAGGTACAGAGCATCTCCTGCTCGGCCTCTTAATGGAAGGTGAAGGAGTCGCCGCACGAGTCCTCCGTAATCTTGGGGTGAGCCCGGAGAGAATTTGGAAGCAAGTGGTTCAGCTGTTGGGCGGACAGCCTGATGATACGCCGATGCCGAACGGTGCCCCTGCAAATGTTAATGCAAAGAATCCCGGACCCTCGAACACACCGGCCTTGAACGAGTTCGGCCGCGACCTGACTCAACAGGCTCGGGATGGGAAGTTGGATCCGGTGGTTGGCCGCGAGGATGAGATTGAGCGGGTAGTTCAAGTGCTCAGTCGTCGGACCAAAAATAACCCGGTTTTGATCGGTGAACCGGGGGTGGGTAAAACTGCCATTGCGGAAGGCTTGGCCCAACGGATCATCTCTAATAAAGTACCTGAGACCTTAGCGGGCAAACGGGTGGTCACTCTGGATCTTTCCGCTGTGGTCGCCGGCAGTAAATATCGTGGAGAATTTGAAGAACGCCTCAAGAAAGTCATGGAAGAAATCCGGGTGGATGGCAAGATTATCGTCTTCATTGATGAGCTCCATACCCTAATCGGTGCCGGAGCAGCGGAGGGGGCTATCGATGCCGCTAATATCCTGAAACCGGCGTTAGCTCGTGGCGAACTGCAATGCATCGGCGCCACAACCTTAGATGAATACCGAAAATATATTGAAAAGGATCCGGCCCTCGAGCGGCGGTTCCAACCTATTAAGGTGGGTGAACCTACTGTTGAGCAGGCGATTCAAATCCTCTATGGTCTGCGGGATCGCTATGAAGCCCATCACCGGACGAAGATTACCGATGAAGCGATTGAAGCTGCGGTGAAGATGTCCGATCGCTATATCTCTGATCGTTTCCTGCCGGATAAGGCCATTGACTTGATGGATGAAGCGGCTTCTCGGGTGCGTTTGACAGCCTTTACAGCGCCTCCGGATCTCCAATCCTTAGAAGAAAAGATTGAAGCTCTCAAGAGTGAAAAGGAAGCGGCGGTATCCAGTCAGGAATTTGAAAAGGCTGCGAAATTCCGCGATGAAGAACACAAGCTTCGGGAAGAGCTTGCCCAACTGCGCAATTCTTGGGAAAGTAAGCGGGATGTTAGCGAAAGCCAAGTGGTTGCCGATGACATCGCTCAGATCGTCGCAAGCTGGACAGGAATTCCCGTAAAGAAGCTGGCTCAAGAAGAAAGTGAACGACTTCTTCGCCTTGAAGACACCCTCCATCAACGGGTGGTCGGACAAGAGGACGCTGTAAAAGCTGTGTCCCGGGCTGTACGTCGGGCCAGAGCAGGCCTGAAAGACCCCAAACGTCCCGTGGGCTCCTTTATCTTCTTAGGACCGACTGGGGTAGGGAAGACCGAGCTTGCTCGTGCCTTGGCTGAAGCGTTATTTGGTGAGGAAGATGCACTGGTACGCATCGATATGTCCGAGTATATGGAAAAGCATGCAGTATCCCGCCTGGTGGGAGCGCCTCCCGGCTATATCGGCCATGATGAAGGGGGTCAGCTCACTGAAGCAATCCGCCGTAAACCCTATAGTGTCATTTTATTGGATGAGATTGAAAAGGCTCACCCTGAGGTTTTCAATATCTTACTGCAAGTCTTAGAGGATGGCCGTCTGACCGATACCAAGGGCAGAACCGTAGATTTCCGCAATGCAGTCATTATTATGACCTCCAATGTGGGTGCTTCCATGATGAAGAAGGAAGCTATGGGCTTTGCTAACCGCCGCGATGAAACGACAGAATATAAGAATATGAGTGCGCGGGTCATGGAAGATTTGAAAAAGACCTTCCGTCCGGAATTCCTTAACCGGGTTGATGAGACTGTGGTCTTCCACTCACTGCAAAGTGAAGGCTTGTTGAAGATTACCGAGATCCTGATGAAGCAAGTCAGCACCCGCCTGAAGGAACAGGACTATGATCTGCAAGTGGAGAAGAGTGCTCTTGAGCTTATCGCTAAGGAGGGCAATGACCCAACCTACGGTGCCCGTCCTCTCCGTCGAGCTATTCAACGCTTGATTGAAGACGGTTTGTCAGAAAAAATCCTCCTCGGCGAGTTTAAACCCGGAGACAAGATCAAGGT